Below is a window of Desmonostoc muscorum LEGE 12446 DNA.
TTATTCCCAAAGTGGAAAGCAATTGCCCCAACAAATTGCAGATATTATTGAACCAACAGCGATCGCCATCGATCCTCAGGGTAAGCTGTTAGTAGCAGAAAATGGTTCGCGCCAGCAAATATTGATTTATGACATCAAAGATCAGCCGATACAAGTAGGCAGTTTTGGCTGTAAAAACGGTATCTATACAGGAGTTCCTGGTGAAGTCCGAGATTTGAAACTTTATGGACTTACCGGAGTTGGCACAGATGCATCAGGTAATATCTATATAAATAGTAATGGTTTCAACAAATCAGGAACAGATTTGCGGAAATTCTCGTCATCAGGTAAATTGATGTGGCGATCGCTAGGATTAATATTTGTCGATAATGCAGATGCCGATCCCAAAACTGATGGTGTAGACTTATTCACCAAACAAGAACAATATCAAATGGATTATAGTAAGCCTGCTGGTAAGCAATGGACTTACAAAGCCTACACCTTAAATCCTTTCAAATATCCACAAGATCCACGTTTGCACACATCGCCAGATGCAACCTTTGTGCGTCGCATCCAAGGCAAACCGTTTTTGTTCCTCACAGATATGTATAGCAGCTTTCTGCAAATATATCGCTTCAATCCCACCACAGACGGTAAAATTGCCATACCAGCCGGAATGTTTGTTGGTACGAATGGCACAGATAAACAATCTCTTAGCGGAAATTGGCCACCCTATCAACCAGAAAAAGGTGAATGGATCTGGCGAGACAGCAACGGTAATGGCAAATTTGAAAACAACGAATATGATACCAGCAAAGACTATCCCCATCTTGGCGGTTGGTGGGTAGACAGCAAAGGAGATGTTTGGAAAGCTTTGCGAACCCAAGATGGTAACGGTATCCGACATTATCCGTTACAGGGAATAGATGCTAAGGGTAACCCCATCTACAGTTATAGTTCGATGCAAAAGCAAACTACCCCTGAGATATTTAACGATTTGCGGCGCATTGAATATTTCCCCCAAACAGATACCATGTATTTGTCTGGTTTCACAGTAGATCATCCCGCATTCGGCGATGATACTGGTGTTGTGGGATCTGAAATTGCCCGCTTTGACAATTGGAGTAAAGGAAATCGCACTCCCAAGTGGCGGGCTGTGATTCCCTACGACACCACCGGCAAACGCGAAGTCTCCACAGCTGCAATGAGTGTGGCGGGAAATTATGTCTTCGCTGTCACAGTTAAAACCGCAGAGGTATATGTCTACAATGCAACCACAGGAGTCGAAGTAAAACAATTAAAACCAGGCCCTGAAGTTGGAAGCGAAAGTGGCTGGATTGATATACCCTACGGCATCCGCGCTTTTCGGTGTTCTAATGGCGAGTACTTAGTATTTGTAGAAGAAAATTGGAAAGGAAAAGTGATTATGTATCGCCTAGCAGGGTGAGCATTTATATCGATTTTCTACTGCACATGATATCATTTATAAAGGCTATGTTTTTAGTTCAATAAAAACAAGCCTTAATTTTTTGTTTCACTGCGTAATTCCTATTTAAGCCAGAACTTTACATCAGTTGGCATTCCCTACTTAAGCCAGGGAATAAGAAATTAGGAGCATGAAACAGTGTTTTGGAAATTTGTAATCAGTGTTTTATTATTGCCCAGTTTCCTGGGATTGGAGATAGCCGCAGCATCTGAAAAAAATGAGTTGCAGATGCTACCAACTTCAAAGGAATTAAACGCCCCAGTTGTCCAGACAAAAACTAATCAAGATATCCTGAATTCCTTGCCAAATTCAGTTACAGAATATTCCTCAGTTCCAAAAGATTCGGAAGTTGATACTGAAAAATTAAAACATCGAAAATATCGACGCTATCACCGGAGGCATCGTCGATATTATCGTCATCGTAGGCACTATCATCAAAGGTACAGAAACTATTACCGTCAAAGGCTTAACTATCCCAAAGATATTTATTACCGTAGACGGCATCACAATCGATACAGAAATTCCCATCAACGGGTTCATAACCCTCTGTATTGTCATTACCTGAGAAACTATGATTATCTACATAGCAATTACCATCAGCGTTGCTATTAACCTAATGCGCGTCATTAGTCATTTGTAACAAATAAAATCCAAATGACTAGTGATTGAGGTACAGATAATCGTAGGGGCACAATATATTGTGCCCCTACCTATGTACTTCATTTAGCTGAAATACGCTATAACTAATTATCTGAATTTAATATAGGAATCCGATTTTATTCCTGAAAAAATCTAAGTATGTGTAGGGTGTATTAGGCGTAAGCCGTAACGCACCAAAAGCTTCGGGGAAGGTGCGTTACGCAACGCTTTTACATCCTACGTGTATTTCAAAAATCAAATAAGAGTCCTATATGACATATTTTTATTAAACTACCTTTTGTTGCTTTTGAGTTAAATGCATTGCAATTCCTTTTTCATAATAGGCTGCTTCATTAATAAAAATAGGATAAACAGTAGATACCCCCTCATATAAAATATTTTTTCCTGCAAAAGTCAGAAATATTGGCTCACCTGGATTCAGAGGGTGATAATCCCGAAACTGAACATGGGGATGAATCATGGCTTGAATTTCCCCGCGTTCATCTCTGGGATAATCAATAGTGCTAATGTATTGATAGAGTGTCAAGCTGCTGTTTATCTGTGGAATATTACCTTGGTTACACCATTCAAAATAGTCCAAAATTGCGTAAATAAGCTGTTCTGTTTGTTGAAACAATTCAGCATTTAAGACATTTTGAGCTACAGCACCAACTTCGATTACAAAACCTAATTCGCACAAAGAACGTAGAAAACCACCTTCTTTTGATTGTGGATTAATACACACTCTCACTAAAGGATTTATCGAACTTAAATAAGCAGCTAAGCTAAGTAATAAAGGATGCATCTCACAAAAAATTAAACTTAGCCCCATGTTGGCAGTTGTGCTATGTAAATCAATGATTACATCTGCAAAAGACTGATTTTGTGGTTGCAGTATCTGTTTAATTTCTTTCGCCCGCTTATCTTCGTAACTTAAGAGATTTGGGTTTTGTAAGTCTTGATTGCTGAAGCAGCGATTTAAATCTTTGTCAATGTAACGTTTACCTTCTGTAATAGCTTTGGCATTACCAAGTAACACCAAAGTTTCTAAACTTTGTTTGTTAATTAAATTTGGATGTTGCTGAAACTTTTTGACTAAGTGTACTCCTGTTAATTCATTACCGTGGGTTCCTCCAACGATCGCCACTCGTTCAATCTGACTCATAAAAACCTCGCAATCAAAGTTTGTAGGCTAGACATT
It encodes the following:
- a CDS encoding aspartoacylase — its product is MSQIERVAIVGGTHGNELTGVHLVKKFQQHPNLINKQSLETLVLLGNAKAITEGKRYIDKDLNRCFSNQDLQNPNLLSYEDKRAKEIKQILQPQNQSFADVIIDLHSTTANMGLSLIFCEMHPLLLSLAAYLSSINPLVRVCINPQSKEGGFLRSLCELGFVIEVGAVAQNVLNAELFQQTEQLIYAILDYFEWCNQGNIPQINSSLTLYQYISTIDYPRDERGEIQAMIHPHVQFRDYHPLNPGEPIFLTFAGKNILYEGVSTVYPIFINEAAYYEKGIAMHLTQKQQKVV